From Streptomyces sp. NBC_00683, one genomic window encodes:
- a CDS encoding DUF5990 family protein → MQIHIEASELPGRSCRPGTDFAGFDNIHVGVQRKDRPGELLGLHPGDAPSATWTLDCTATPTADGIEVAGPYIQNRLGGRFVYLSWGTVDESGVFTMFRRAKLMMADVDGSVLDAAARTGHLTARLRLTDAEGQPRCARVRPPDITWSATDGA, encoded by the coding sequence ATGCAGATCCATATCGAAGCCTCAGAACTCCCGGGCCGCTCCTGCCGCCCGGGCACCGACTTCGCCGGTTTCGACAACATCCACGTAGGCGTGCAGCGCAAGGACAGACCCGGCGAGCTGCTGGGACTGCATCCCGGCGACGCCCCCTCCGCCACCTGGACACTGGACTGCACCGCCACCCCGACCGCCGACGGGATCGAGGTCGCGGGGCCGTACATCCAGAACCGGCTCGGCGGGCGCTTCGTCTACCTGTCCTGGGGCACCGTGGACGAGTCCGGCGTCTTCACCATGTTCCGGCGCGCCAAACTGATGATGGCCGATGTCGACGGGAGCGTCCTGGACGCCGCAGCCCGGACCGGGCACCTCACCGCGCGGCTACGCCTGACCGACGCCGAGGGGCAGCCGCGGTGCGCCCGCGTACGCCCACCGGACATCACCTGGTCCGCCACGGACGGGGCATGA